CGGTCGGCACGCTGCTGCAGATGCGCCAATATCAGGGCATCGGCTGGATCGGGCTCGCCTTCTTCCTGATGACGCTCGGCCACATGATGTATCCGGCGGTGTGGTCGTTCGTGTCCAACTACCGCTATGGCTGGAGCGAGCAGCAGATCGGCTTCTCGCTCGGCGCCTTCGGCCTGTGTGGGGCGATCGTCATGGCGACGGTGCTGCCGCGCGTGATCCCCAAACTTGGCGAGTGGAAGACGGCGGTGATCGGCCTGACCTTCACGGCGGCCAGCGCCTTCGGCTATGCCTTCGCCTCGCAAGGCTGGATGATCTATGCGGTGATCGTCGTCGGCTGCCTCGAAGCACTGGCCGATCCGCCGCTGAGAAGCCTTGCCGCCGCCAAGGTGCCGCCATCGGCGCAAGGCGAATTGCAGGGTGCGATGACGTCGATCTTCTCGATCACCTCGATCATCACGCCGCTGCTGTACACCGCGATCTTTTCCTGGTTCACCGGACCGAATGCGCCCGTAGTGTTCGGCGGCGCCCCCTATCTGGTTGGCGCGTGCTTCCTGACGCTTGCGGTCATTGTCTTTGTGACGAAAGTTGCGAGGCCGACGGCGGTGAGAAGCGTTGCCACCGGCGCTGCGGAAGATGGAGCCCAGATATGAGCCATGACAGCCGCATAGAGCTGACCAAGGACGGTTTGTCGCTGTCGCGGCTGGTGTTCGGCGCCTGGCGCCTGCTCGACAGCGCCGCGCGCCCGGACGCCGACCAGATCGCGCGGCTGATCGGCACTGCGGTCGATCTCGGCCTTACCAGCTTCGACCATGCCGATATTTACGGGCATTACCAGGTGGAAGCTGCCTTTGGCGCCGGCTTGTCGCGCTGGAGGGCAAGCGCGACAGCATCGAGCTGATCTCGAAATGCGACATCATTCTGGCATCGGCCAACCGGCCTCTGAACCGGCTGAAGCATTACGACACCAGTGCGGCCCACATTGCCGCCTCGGTCGACCGTTCGCTCGCCAATCTCGGCACCGACTATCTCGACCTGTTGCTGCTGCACCGGCCGGATCCGCTGATGGATGCCGACGAGACGGCGGCGGCCCTTGCCGGGCTGGTCAAGTCGGGCAAGGTGAGAGCGGTCGGGGTCTCCAATTTCACGCCGTCGCAGTTCGACCTTCTGGCTTCGCGGCTGCCGTTTGCCTTGGCCACCAACCAGATCGAGATGTCGGTGCTGAAGACCAATGCGCTGATGGATGGCAGCCTCGATCACGCGCAACGCCTCGGCTATGCGCCGATGATCTGGTCGCCGCTCGGCGGCGGCTTGCTGTTCACCGGCAGGGAAGGGCGCGAGGCGCGGGTCAGGGCGGCAATCGCGGCGGTGGCTGCCGAGATCGGCGCCGGCGATCTCGCCGCCGTCGCCATCGCCTGGCTGCTGCGTCATCCGGCGCGGCTGGCGCCGGTGCTCGGCACGATGAAGCCCGAGCGGCTGGCCGTCATGGTCAAGGCGCTGGAGATCGACCTCGACCGCCAGCAATGGTTCGCCATACTGGAGGCCAGCGAAGGCCGGCCGGTGGCGTAAGGTTACCCAGGCGCGAACTTCGAACCCGCCATAGGTGTGTGCTTCGTCCGTTAATGCGGCGCGCAAGCGAAGCGATGAGGAGGGCTTGGGCTCAGGGGATGCCGTCGGCGCTCTCGAAGCCTTCGTCGCTTCGCGCCGTCACAAACAGACCGGTTGACCGGTTTATTCCATTGACCCAAGACAAGGGCAATCGCGCCGCGTTTGTAACTCCGGCTATTCGGAGCATCACGATCTGGGCAACGGCTAGGCGAAGACCTGTAAAATCAAACCCGTTCGGCCAGCAGTTCCTCGCCGCGCTTTTCGCGGATCAGATTGACGAAACGGCGGAACAGATAGTGCGAGTCCTGCGGACCGGGCGAGGCCTCGGGGTGATGCTGGACCGAGAACACCGGACGGCCCGTGAGCGCAATGCCGCAGTTGGAGCCGTCGAACAGCGAGACATGGGTTTCCTCGACGCCCTCGGGCAACGAGTCGGCATCGACGGCAAAGCCGTGGTTCATCGAGACGATCTCGACCTTGCCGGTGGTATGATCCTTGACCGGGTGGTTGGCGCCGTGATGGCCCTGGTGCATCTTGGCGGTCTTGCCGCCCAGCGCCAGGGCCAGCATCTGGTGGCCGAGGCAGATGCCGAATACCGGGATGTCGGTCTTGAGCAGGTCCTGGATGACCGGCACGGCGTAGTCGCCGGTGGCTTCCGGGTCGCCGGGGCCGTTGGAGAGGAAGATGCCGTCGGGCTGCATGGCCAGGATCTCTTCCGAGCCGGTGCCGGCCGGAACCACGGTGACCTTGGCGCCGAGGCCGGAAAGCAGGCGAAGGATGTTACGCTTGACGCCGTAGTCGATGGCGACGACGTGCATCGACGGCTCGGCCTGTTCGCCAAAGCCTTCGTTCCATACCCAGGGCGTTTCACGCCAGACCGAGGACTGGCCCGAGGTGACTTCCTTGGCGAGGTCAAGCCCGATCAGGCCCGACCAGGCGGCGGCGCGCCGCTTCAAATCGTCGATGTCGAAGATGCCGTCGGGCGCGTGCGCAATGACGGCATTGGGCATGCCCTTTTCGCGGATCAGCGCGGTCAGCGCCCGGGTGTCGATGCCCGACAGCGCGACGACGCCGCGCTTCTTCAGCCACTGGTCCAGCCCGGTGTCGGCGCGGTAGTTGGACGGGTTGGTGACATCGGCCTTGAACACCGCGCCAACGGCGCCTGCACGGGCGACCGGGTTCAAGTCCTCGATGTCCTCGTCATTGGTGCCGATGTTGCCGATATGCGGGAAGGTGAAGGTGACGATCTGGCCGGCATAGGACGGGTCGGTGAGAATTTCCTGGTAGCCGGTGAGCGCGGTGTTGAAGCAGACTTCGGCAACGGCGGAACCGGTGGCGCCGAGGCCGCGACCCTCGATGACGGTGCCGTCGGCCAGCACCAGGACGGCGGTCGGCTTTTCGGTTGCCCAAGGCGGGGTCAGTTCGGGGGTCATCTCGGCCATGGCGACGCTCCTGTCACGCTGCGCGCTTCGATGGCGGGCCATCTGCGCAGCAAACGGCGCGGCCGATCTCTCAAGCCTGCGCGCATCAATTCTTTGTCTTATGCAAGGCCGAGTACATAGGGGAAGGCGCCAGAGCGGTCAATGATGCCGTGCCAAAACGGCGAGCATTTGTTTCGTCAAACGATATCAGGGCTTTGGCGCGTTTGCTTTGCGGATGGGCCGCGGTTATTGTCCGCGCCGTTCGAAGGAGAAAGCATCATGCGCGCAAAAATCGCTGAATCCCTGAAAAGCGCGATGAAGGCGCAGGACAAGCACCGCCTGCCGACGCTGCGGCTCATCCAGGCCGCCATTCACGACCGCGACATCGCCAATCGCGGCTCGGCCAAGGACCCCGCCAGCGACGAGGAGATCCTGCAGATCCTGGCCAAAATGGTGAAGCAGCGCGAGGAATCGGCCAAGGCGTTCGAGGACGGCAAGCGCCCGGAACTGGCGGCGCAGGAGCGTGGCGAGATGGAGATCATCCGCGGCTTCCTGCCGACGCCGTTGGACGACGCCGCCGTAACAGCTGCGGCGCGCGAGGCGATCGTTGCGACCGGTGCCGCCAGCCAAAAGGACATGGGCAAGGTGATCGCCGCGCTGAAGCAGAAATATGCCGGCCAGATGGATTTCGGCAAGGCCAGCGGCATCGTCAAAGGCCTGCTGCAGTAAGAGCCGACACCGCTTCAGTGGCGAAGGAGAGCAGGGGGCGGGACATCACCTCTGGGCAAGAAACGGTCCGCACCGGCTTAAGCGAGCCAAGCCTTGACCTGCCGGAGAGCCCCACCATAATCGAAATCGTCAAACCCACGCTCGAACATCTGCCCTCCTACAAGGCGGCGCTCGAGCGTGGCTGGTCGCCGGACAATGTCCGGCTGATGGAAGCGACGCGCGAGCAACTTGCGGCGATCGACGAGGATCCCGCGGCGTTCCTTGCCAGCCTCGACGATCCCGAGGCCAAAGGAGGCCCGATTACCTTGCCGGACGGCACGACCGTGCCGCGGCTCCCGGGGTTCCGGCGCTGGATCTGGGACGGCGAGGCCGCCGGCTCGATCGGCTTTCGCTGGCAGCCGGGTACGGCCGCGCTGCCGTCGCATGTGCTCGGCCATATCGGCTATGCCGTGGTGCCGTGGAAGCGCGGACGAGGCTATGCGACCGAGGCGCTGCGGCTGATGCTGGACGAGGCGAGGGCTGTTGGTTTGCCATATGTCGAGATCACCACCGCCCTCGACAATCCGGCCTCGCAGAAGGTGGTGCTGGCCAATGGCGGCCGTGTGGTCGGTCCGTTCATCAAGGACGCCGCGTATGGCGGCGCCGAGAGTTTGTTGTTCCGGATCGATTTGTAGTCCGACGCTATTCGGCCGGTGCGGGCAGCGGCGGCGCTGCCCGGCTGCGCCCCTCCCAGATGTAGGAGGCAAGTGCCACCACCACCGCGACCAGCATGGCGGCAGCGCCCACAACCGGCAGGCTGCGGTAGCCGTAGCCGGCATTGAGCATGGCGGCGCCCAGCGACGCGGCGAGCGCGATGCCGACATTGAAGCCGGAGGGGATGAGCGAGGAGGCGAGGTTGGAGGCGTCCGCCGTCCAGGCCAGGATGCGGGTCTGGATCGGCGTGCCTATGGCGAAGTTGAGGCCACCCCAGATAACGATGGCGATGACCATCGGCACGGGGTAGGGGCTGACGGCATAGATCACGCCCAACATCACCGCCTGCAGGGCAAGCATGGTGATCAGCGACGGCATCAGCTTCCAATCGGAAAGCTTGCCGCCGAGAAAGACACCGACGGTGGCGCCGACGCCGTTGAGCAGCAGCACCCAGGCGATCAGGCTCTCGTCGAGATGGGTCACCTCAAGCAGTGTCGGGGTGATGTAGGTGAACAGGCCGAACTGGCCGATCATCAACGTCAGCATCAGGATCAGCGAGGTCCAGACTTGCTGGCGCGCCAGCACGCGAACCTCGCTGCCAAGACTGGCGGATGGCCTTGATGCGCCTGTCGTGCGCGGCAAAAGCGCAGCCATGGCGGCAAACGCCACCACGCCCAGCGCGCACATCACCCAGAAGGTGGCGCGCCAGCCCCAGAGATTGCCGATTGCGGTGCCGGCCGGCACGCCGATGACATTGGATACTGTGAGGCCGGAGAGGATCACAGCCACGGCCATGCCGCGCTTGTCCTCGGGCACGAGGCCGACAGCCACCACCATGGCGACTCCGAAATAGGCGCCGTGTGCGACGGCGACCGCAATGCGCAAGAGCAGCATCGAGGCAAAATCGGGCGCCAGCGCGCAAGCGGCCTGGCCGATGGTGAAGGCGACGGTCAGGCAAAGCAGCAGCGTCTTGCGGGAAATGCCCTTGGTGGCGAGCGCCAGCAATGGCCCGCCAATCGCGATGCCGCCGGCATAGCCTGAGACGAGATAGCCGGAGGTCGGGATCGAAACGCTAAGGCCGTCGGCCACTTGCGGCAGCACGCCGGCAATGACGAATTCGGTGGTGCCGAAAGCGAAGGCGGCGATGAACAGGGCAATGAGCGGAAGCATGGCGCGGAAGCGATCCTTGAATGAGTTGGCCTCAAATCATGGATGGCGCTTGCCGGCAATGCAGAAATTTTTGCGGCCGGTTTAGGTTTTCTTGATCAGCTCGCCTTCAACCTGGAGCCGCCGAGCAGGCCGCGCTCTTCCAGCACCGGGTAGGCCATCGACGCCAGCAGCGAGTTGATCTGCTTCAGGTCGCGGATGGTGTCGAGGTGGATGGAACTTGTCTCGACGCTCTTGGCGGTGCCGTCGCGCAGGCGCACGAAATGGCTGGCGCTGGTTTCCTTTTCGCGGTCGCGCAGCCGGTCCTTTTCCAGCACCAACTGGCGGGCAGTCTCAGGGTCGCGCGACACCAGCACGTTGAAGGCAAGCCTGGCATTGGCCAGCACCGAGGTGTGGAAGGCGAGCAGCTCGCTCCAGCCCTCGGGCGTGAACTCCAGCCCGCGCTCGAACTTCTTCTTCACATGCACCAGCATGTTGCGCACGATGATGTCGCCGACCTGCTCGAGCTTGACGCAGGCGCCTATCAGCTCCTGGCAGCGCAGCGCCTCGTCCTCTGTGAGCGAGTTCCTGGTCAATTTGGCCAGATAGAGCTTGATCGCCGCGTGCTTCCTGTCGACGCGGTCGTCAAGGGCGGCCAGCGCCTTGATCTTGTCGCCGTCGGCGCTTTCATACAGCTCGATGATGCGCTTGAGCATGATCTCGACCGTCTCGCAGACGCGCACCACCTCGCGGGTGGCGTTGGCCAGCGCCTGGCTCGGAACGTCGAGCGCGCCGTCGTTGAGGGCGGAGAGTTCGACCACATCGAGCTCTGTAGCAGGCGCCGGCTTGGTGCCCATTGCCACGATCTTCTCAGAGGCACGATAGATCAGGCTGGCAAGCGGCAGGCCGGCGAGCAGGATCAGCACATTGAACAGGATGTGGGCGTTGACGATCTGGTCGGGCACGGTGGCGCCGAGGAAGGCGACCGGTGGCTTCAGCGTCATGAACAGGATCAGCATCACCAGCGAGCCCATGCCGCGCATCAACAGATTGCCGATCGGCACGACGCGCACGCCAGGTTCGGCACTTCGGGTGAGCAGCGGCGCGATGATCGACGAGCCGAGATTGACGCCGAGCACCAGCACGATGCCGAGTTCGGGCGGGATGAAGCCGCGGCCGGCCAGCGTGACCATCAAGAGAACCGCGGCGATCGAGGAATGGAACAACCAGGTAACGAGCGCGGCGAGCAGATAGGCGGTGACGTAGTCGCTGGAGAAATATTCGATGATGAGCGGCATCAGCGTGCTCTGCCGCAGCGGCTCCGAGGCCTGGCCGATCATTTCCAGCGACAGCACCAAAAGGCCGATGCCGACCAGGATACGGCCGAACTGGCGCCAATCGCGCCGCTCGGTGGCCATGAACATGACCGTGCCGGCAACGAGGCAGATCGGCACCAGCAGCGTCAGATCGAAGGTCAAGAGCTTGACCACCAGCGCCGAGCCGATCTCGGCGCCGCGCACAGCCAATTGGCCCGACATGCCCGAGACGATGCCGGCGCCGGCGAAGGAGCCGACGAGAAGCGTGACGGCGGTCGAGCTCTGCAGCGCGATGGACAGGCCGCAGCCGGCCAAAACCGCCATGATC
This region of Mesorhizobium sp. C432A genomic DNA includes:
- a CDS encoding Na/Pi cotransporter family protein; amino-acid sequence: MSGSVVLLHLAGAVALMLFATRMVKTGVERAYGDVLRHRLRSTMRNPIMAVLAGCGLSIALQSSTAVTLLVGSFAGAGIVSGMSGQLAVRGAEIGSALVVKLLTFDLTLLVPICLVAGTVMFMATERRDWRQFGRILVGIGLLVLSLEMIGQASEPLRQSTLMPLIIEYFSSDYVTAYLLAALVTWLFHSSIAAVLLMVTLAGRGFIPPELGIVLVLGVNLGSSIIAPLLTRSAEPGVRVVPIGNLLMRGMGSLVMLILFMTLKPPVAFLGATVPDQIVNAHILFNVLILLAGLPLASLIYRASEKIVAMGTKPAPATELDVVELSALNDGALDVPSQALANATREVVRVCETVEIMLKRIIELYESADGDKIKALAALDDRVDRKHAAIKLYLAKLTRNSLTEDEALRCQELIGACVKLEQVGDIIVRNMLVHVKKKFERGLEFTPEGWSELLAFHTSVLANARLAFNVLVSRDPETARQLVLEKDRLRDREKETSASHFVRLRDGTAKSVETSSIHLDTIRDLKQINSLLASMAYPVLEERGLLGGSRLKAS
- the carA gene encoding glutamine-hydrolyzing carbamoyl-phosphate synthase small subunit, coding for MAEMTPELTPPWATEKPTAVLVLADGTVIEGRGLGATGSAVAEVCFNTALTGYQEILTDPSYAGQIVTFTFPHIGNIGTNDEDIEDLNPVARAGAVGAVFKADVTNPSNYRADTGLDQWLKKRGVVALSGIDTRALTALIREKGMPNAVIAHAPDGIFDIDDLKRRAAAWSGLIGLDLAKEVTSGQSSVWRETPWVWNEGFGEQAEPSMHVVAIDYGVKRNILRLLSGLGAKVTVVPAGTGSEEILAMQPDGIFLSNGPGDPEATGDYAVPVIQDLLKTDIPVFGICLGHQMLALALGGKTAKMHQGHHGANHPVKDHTTGKVEIVSMNHGFAVDADSLPEGVEETHVSLFDGSNCGIALTGRPVFSVQHHPEASPGPQDSHYLFRRFVNLIREKRGEELLAERV
- a CDS encoding GatB/YqeY domain-containing protein; the protein is MRAKIAESLKSAMKAQDKHRLPTLRLIQAAIHDRDIANRGSAKDPASDEEILQILAKMVKQREESAKAFEDGKRPELAAQERGEMEIIRGFLPTPLDDAAVTAAAREAIVATGAASQKDMGKVIAALKQKYAGQMDFGKASGIVKGLLQ
- a CDS encoding MFS transporter → MLPLIALFIAAFAFGTTEFVIAGVLPQVADGLSVSIPTSGYLVSGYAGGIAIGGPLLALATKGISRKTLLLCLTVAFTIGQAACALAPDFASMLLLRIAVAVAHGAYFGVAMVVAVGLVPEDKRGMAVAVILSGLTVSNVIGVPAGTAIGNLWGWRATFWVMCALGVVAFAAMAALLPRTTGASRPSASLGSEVRVLARQQVWTSLILMLTLMIGQFGLFTYITPTLLEVTHLDESLIAWVLLLNGVGATVGVFLGGKLSDWKLMPSLITMLALQAVMLGVIYAVSPYPVPMVIAIVIWGGLNFAIGTPIQTRILAWTADASNLASSLIPSGFNVGIALAASLGAAMLNAGYGYRSLPVVGAAAMLVAVVVALASYIWEGRSRAAPPLPAPAE
- a CDS encoding GNAT family N-acetyltransferase, giving the protein MIEIVKPTLEHLPSYKAALERGWSPDNVRLMEATREQLAAIDEDPAAFLASLDDPEAKGGPITLPDGTTVPRLPGFRRWIWDGEAAGSIGFRWQPGTAALPSHVLGHIGYAVVPWKRGRGYATEALRLMLDEARAVGLPYVEITTALDNPASQKVVLANGGRVVGPFIKDAAYGGAESLLFRIDL
- a CDS encoding tetracycline resistance MFS efflux pump, which codes for MIDPKTARRGLALVFTTLLLDIIGFGMIMPVLPAFLRELSVVGISEAAIEGGWLFFVYAAMQFFFAPIMGGLSDRFGRRPILLASVLTFSIDNLICAIAWSYPMLFIGRVLAGISGASYSTTSAFIADISNDDNRAKNFGLLGIAFGVGFVIGPVLGGLLGTFGPRVPFYFAAGLAFVNFLIAMFFLPETLDEKHRRRFEWKRANPVGTLLQMRQYQGIGWIGLAFFLMTLGHMMYPAVWSFVSNYRYGWSEQQIGFSLGAFGLCGAIVMATVLPRVIPKLGEWKTAVIGLTFTAASAFGYAFASQGWMIYAVIVVGCLEALADPPLRSLAAAKVPPSAQGELQGAMTSIFSITSIITPLLYTAIFSWFTGPNAPVVFGGAPYLVGACFLTLAVIVFVTKVARPTAVRSVATGAAEDGAQI